The DNA sequence CAGTTCCGCCCGTGCCGCCTCCTCCATGCGAGCGATTCGCTGCCTCAGCCAGCGCTGGAGCACAACCCACCCGATGCCTGCCGCCAAGACAATGCCGACCACTCCGAGCAAGAAGATCGCGGGACCTTCAGATTGCAACTGATGCCTCCCCCGAAATAATCCACTCCAAATCCGGCGGAAATGGAAGTATCGTCATGTTACAACACCTACGATGTCTTCTTCGTCAGGAAGCGGTTCATTTTTCATTCGCCGGCCCGCCCGATACCTGCTGGATGTTCCCACGCCAACGGGCGACGGGGCGCCGGTCCTGGTGGTGGCCCTCCACGGTTACGGAATGAATCCGGCTGAGATGCTGGGATTCACGCGGAATTTGCTGGGGCCTGCCCCCGTGATTGCGTCTTTGGAGGGCCCTAATTCCGTATTTCTTGGTAAGGATCCGAGAGCGGCCCGCTCCGGCTTCCACTGGGGCACCAGGGAGACAACGGAGTTCCACATCGACGTACACCATCAAATGGTGCAGGGCATGGTGGATCTCCTCCGGGAGCGCTTCCCGGCCGGGCCGGAGCGCTTCTTGCTACTGGGCTATTCGCAATCAGTGGGCTTGAATTACCGCTTCGTGGCCGCCAATCCACGGGTATTCCATGGGGTGATCGCCCTGTGTGGAGGCGTCCCTGGAAACTGGGACGCCTCTGGTGGCGACAGGATCGAATCCGCGTTGCTACATCTGGCCCGCAGCGAGGACGAGTTCTTTCCCGCCGCCGATGCCCCAGCCGTTGAGATGCGTCTGCGCAGGCGTGCCGCTGACGTAACCTTTCACATGGAGCCCGGCCGCCACCGTTTTCCACTGAAAGCCTTCGGTCCAGTCAGGGCTTGGGTAGATCGGGTTTTTGGCGCCCAGGAAGGGATGGGCGATGCCGCCGGAAGCAGGAGTACCCCTGTCTGAGGCTGCGATCCGGCCGTGTGCCGCCTATCCGTCAGTAGCCGCCCGGGTTCGGCGCATGGAAGTGCGTCGTGAGCCTTTCCGGTTGTAGCACCAGTTCCTCGATGTCCGCCGATGGTACCGGGTTGCCGATCAGATAGCCCTGTACCATGTCGCAGCGGGCGGCGCGCACCAGTTCCAGTTCGTCCTCGGTCTCCACGCCCTCGGCCACCACCTCCAGACCGCGATGGTGAGCCATGACGGTGATGGTGTGCACGACCGGGAGACTGCCGGACGGCTTCGTGATCTCGCTGACAAATGCTCTGTCCACCTTCACTACGTCCAGCGGCAACCGGTGCAGGTAGGTGAGAGGCGAGTAGCCGACGCCGAAATCGTCGATCGCGATGCGGACTCCGATGGTGCGCAGTTCGCGCATGCGAACGGCTGATTCGTCAATGTCCCGCAGAATGGTCCCTTCCGTGATCTCCAGTTCCAGAGCGTCTCCATGGAGCCCGGTTTCTCTCAGGACCCGGCGGACCATGTCGACAAACTGAGGGCAGGCAAACTGCAGCGGGGACACATTCACGGCGACACGCGGGACGGCCAGACCCGCCTGATGCCAAGCCACCATCTGGCGGCAGGAGGATTCCAATACCCAGGCTCCGATCGGGGCAATGACTCCAATCTCCTCAGCCAGCCGGATGAAAGTCTCGGTTTGCACGCGGCCCAGCTCCGGATGATTCCAGACCAGTAGCGCTTCCAGCCCCCGTAGTTTTCCATCCCGGTCTACTTGAGGCTGGTATCGCAACGACAACTCGTTATTCTCGAGGGCGCGGCGCAGGGCACCCTCCATCTGGTAGCGCTCCTCGGGCCGCAGGCCATGTGGGCTGGAGGCACGTTCCATCACCGCACCACCCCGTGCCTTGGCCTGGGCCATCGCCAGGGAGGCTCGCCGCAGCAGGCTCGCGGCACTGTTCCCGTCCTCGGGGTAACGACTCAATCCCAGGCTGGCCGAAGCGAAGATCTCACGCTCGTCGAGAGCAATCGGCGGTTCAAGAATATTCAGGATGGCTGCCGAGCTCAACAGAGAACTCTGCTGATTGAGGCTTGGCAACACGATGGCGAACTCATCCCCTCCAAGCCGGGCCAGTGTGCCGTCGGCGGGCAACCACTCGGCCAAACGGACCGCGACCGCTTTGAGTATTCTGTCGCCGGCATCGTAACCCAGCAACGCATTAATGTGGCGAAACCGATCAATGCCCAGCACGCATACACTGAGATCCCGATCGGGTTGGGCCTGAATCGTCTGGTCGAGGACCAATTGCAGCATGCCACCGCGCACCAGTCCCGTCAGCGTATCTGTGTCTGCGGGAAGCGGCTTTTGCTTCTGCATTTTGACTCCGTTGGCGGGCATGGGACTATTCTTAGCCAATTCTGTCCATTTTCCTATCAAAAAGTTACACCAAATGGGGGAGGATTGGCCCACCTCTACTATCTGGCCTAGGCCGCTGGTGTCTGCTTGTGCCAGTCCGACCGCGTCTGGAGATACTCGCCCACCTGAAGCAGTGCGTTTTCACATTGTGCCTTTGCTATCAGGCAGATAGAGCCAGCTGTTCCGTCTGCTCCGGGCCCCGGAATCACCAGCGCGGGCAGGCCAGCCAAATCCACCGCCGGCAAATGGTCAGAGAAACCCCAATGTGGTCTAGCGGTACTGGATCTGCCTTCGTCTGGTTTGCCGGCCGGAGCGGCAGGATCGGTAGGTACGATCAATAGGTCCAGCGGTGCCAACAGGCCGCCCATGGCGTGCTGGACGAGGCGCCGGACACGCATCGCCGTCAGATATTGGACGGCGGGGATCTCCAGGCCTGCGCGCAAGCCGTCTTTCTGTTGGCGATCCGCCATCTGTTCCACCGCTCCGGACGAGACCAGGTCGGCGAACGTGCAGGCGCTCTCCGCGGCCAGAATGGTGCGAGCCGCGGATTGGTAAGGGAACTCGGGCAAGTGGGCTTCAACCAAAGTTGCGCCCGCCTGTTTCAGCAGGTCGAGCACCGCGCGCAAGGCCGCAACCGGAGGCGCTACGAAGTCGGACGGCGCGAATCCAATCCGCATCGCAGCTACGGGCTTCTCGTACTGCAGCGCGAAGTGGAAGGACTTCCCGCTTGAGCCTGCGTCTCGCTCATCGCCTCCGGCGACGGCGTGCAAAACATGCCCACAATCCTCGGCCGAGCGGGCGGTGATGGCAATTCTATCCAGAGTCCAGGCCAAAGGCATCGCGCCAAAGCGGCTCACGAGGCCGTACGTCGGCTTCAGCAATGTCACATGGTGGGCGGCGGCCGGTATCATCATCGATCCGGCGCACTCGACGCTCAACGCATAGGGTACAAGGCCTGCGGCCACGGCGGAGGCTGCGGGCGAGGTCGCGGGTGGCGCGAGCCGGCCGGCTCCACCCAATTCCCGGGCGCTGAGCTTGGCAGCCAGAACCGCCCCAGACTTCCCGAGACGGTCGACTACTGCGGCGTTGTAATCAAAGACCTGGCCTGCAAAGAGCTTGGTCCCCCAGGTGGAGGGCCGTCCGGAGACGCTCAACAGGTCGTCCACGGCGTAGGGCACGCCTTGCAGGGGGCCCCGTGTGCGGTCGCGCTTCAGTTCCCGATCGACATCCCTGGCCTTGTGGTGCGCGGCGTCCTGCAGCGACAGCGCCCCAAAACGGGGGCCTAGCGTTTCCATTCGCTCGGCGAAGGCCTTAGCTAGCTGGACGGCCGAGAACTCCTTTTGAATCAGCCGCCGGTTCAGCTCGACGGCAGTGGAAAGGAAGACGTCGGTGGGAAGCTCGGCCATGGCGTCAGGGTTGGAAACGGAAGTCGGGTGCGCAATCGCGCGGGACCTTCACCGCTGCCAGTTCTGCGCCATCCTTGCGCAGAGTCTCGCGTGGATCGGTGACTGGCGGAGGTTGCAGCGCCGCACTCAAGGGCAGAGCCGGCAGCCCTAGGAGCAGGGCCAGCGAGCGGCGGGACGGCTTGGGCTCTTCCTGCATTAGTGGGCCACCTTATGGTTCTGATGATTCGTGAGCGCCTGCTGTTCCGCCAGCGCTTCGATGGCGGCGCGTTCCATCACTGCTTTCGGCGCACTCTCGCCGGTAAACAACGTGAATTGGCGCGCGGCCTGTTCCAGGAACATCTCGAGGCCGTGAATCACCGCTCTGCCCTGGGCCGCGGCACGCCGCAGCAACTCGGTCTCATGAGGTGTATAGACGAGATCGAAGACCAGGTTCGCCGGGATCGTATCCTCGAAGAAACACGCGTCCGTGTGCGGCCACATGCCCAGTGGCGTGGCATGGATCAGGGCGTCGAAATGGCGCTGCTTCGCCTGCTCCGGTAACAGCGGCTCGGCGTCGCAGATCTTGGCGAGTGCCCGTACCCGGTCTGGATTGCGGCCCGTAATGGCGAGCTTCGCGCCCGCATCGGACAGCGTAAAGGCCGCCGACCGGGCCGTGCCGCCGTTTCCTACCACCAGCACCGATGACTTCGCCACACGGATCCGCTTCTCCAGTGGGACGCGAATGCCCTCGGCATCCGTATTCGTGCCGCGCCACTTACCCGCCTTCTTGTAGACCGTATTGATGGCGCCAATGCGTTTCGATAGCGGGTCCACTGCGTCCAGATATCGAATCACTCGCTGCTTGTGCGGGATCGTCACGCTGAAGCCGGTCAGCGGCAGTTTCTCCGCCAGAACGAAGAAGTCCTTCAATTGCAACGGAGAAACCAGGAAGGGCAAGTACAAGCCGGCCACCCGGCGGGCCTGCAGGGCCCGGTTGTGGACCGCTGGCGAGATGCTATGCCGCACCGGATCCGCGATCACCCCAAACAGCTTGGGTGCCTTGAGCGCCTTATCCACCCGATACAGGTTGCGCAGCGTCTTGGCCGAGACCTGGCCGGCCGCCGTGCCTTCCACCGCCGAAGGCGCGGCGTAGGTATATACACCGCCCATAACGGGTGACAGGACGCGCGTTGGGAACCCAGTCTCGCTCATGGCCAGCAAAATCACCGGGATTTTGGGATACGCCTTAGCCAGCGCCAACACCCGCAGGTTGTCGGAAGGCTTGCGGGCCGTAGTGACGATCTTATATGCAGCCGCCGGCACCTTCAGCATGCGGCGCATGATGGGATCCATGGCGGGCGTGCCTTCAAAATTGTGGTAGCTGACGATCACCTGCGCGCGGCCTTCCAGCAGGCTCATGTGCGCCATCGGTGTTTCGGCGCTCTCGATCTCGACGTCCACCGCTCGGGCGCCGGCGTCCACGGCCGCGGCCAGGATCTGGAACTCCTCTTCAATGCTGCCATTGAATCGTCCGTGATTCTGATGGCGCCGGCATGTGGCCAGCAGGAAAGCGTCGGGATAGAGCTGCAGGAACTTGCGGATGACGGCCATGCCGTCCTGTGGGCGGGCGAGATAGTCGAGGCGGAATTCAAGGAAGCGCTCGCCGGCGTCGGCCTCCTTGCGCGCATGCTCCAACAGTTTCTCGGGGTCGGCCAGTCCCAGGGCGATGCAGATGCGCGGAAGAGTGGAAGGAGATGGCATTGTTACGGGTTACTTCGATTGAAGTGAGGATATCATTTCGGCCCACTCCGCTAGCGGCCCGATCTCAAATGGAGGGGGTGCCGGCACCGGGGTCAGGCTGTGCAGCGAGCCGTTCGCGCCAGTCCGCCAGGATGGCGGTGGCGTTCTCGAGGTTCAGCCGGTCTGCCCCGGCGGCGCAAGCCGCCAGCGCCGCATCCAGCGTCGAAACCCCGCTGGACACCTTCATCCGGCAGACGTCCTTCAGAATCCTCTTACCCAGCGCCAGATCGGAAGCGGCCAAGCTGACATATGTCACCTCGCACCGCTTGCAGATCTTCATGGCGATCACTTTCAGGTCTTCCGTCAGGCTCGGATGGTCGACAATCACCTTGAGCGTGACGCCCGCCTCCAGGCACGACCGGCCCATTTGCAGTAGCTCTGTCTCGATGTGCTGAAACTGCCGCGAGAGCAGCTTGCCGAGGTTTGGCACCGTCTCAATCTCGCGGACCCCGCGCCGAATCAGGTCGCGCGCCTCATACAGTTTGACACCCGTGGTTTGCCCGCCCTCCGGGTAGCCGGCCGTTGATCCAGGCGCTACCGGGGTACCCGAGAGCATGCGCACCGCAAAATCAAGATCGGAGGGCCGCACCGTTGCGCACCCCATTCCTCCGTCGACTGCGGCGCGGAGCCCCGCTGCCACGTCCTCGTCGGTGAAGTCCGGCCTTAGCAGCGCATGGTCGATGCGCTTGGCCAGGTCTTCATAGACTTTGAGCTCGACGGCGGCTTCGGTGACTGGATCCATATCGCTTTCCCCCGCATTCCGGCTCCGCCGGCCGGCGTTCTTTCACGAGTCCTGAACTAGCGCTTGCGGCTCGAACTTCTGGGAGTCGTGCTGAGGCCGAGGTCCTTCAACTCCGCGCGGGCACGAGTGGCTGCGTCTGAGTTCGGGCTCGCGGACATGATCGCGCGGAACTCCTTCTCCGCATCCGAGCGGCGACCCAGCTTCACCAGGGTTCGCCCCTTCATGAGGTGCGCGTCATTCGTCTTGGCGTTCTTCGGATACGCCTCCAGGACCTTGTCGAAGGCTGGCAGCGCATCGTCGTATTTTTTCTGGTTGTAGAGGATCTCACCCAGGTGGAACTGGGCGCTGGAGGCAAACTCGGTATCGCCAAACCAGGCAAGGTAGTCTGTGAACTCCTTGAGCGCCAGGTCGTAGTTTCCCCCGGATTTGTCGCGGAAAGCATCCTGATACAGGCTCTGGGAAGAGACGCCGGGCGGCGGGCCAGAAGCCGACGGCGCGGGGGACCCGGACGACGACGGCGGAGGCGGTGGCGCCTGCATCGTCTTGATCGTATTTTCGAGGTCGACCATCCTCTGGTCGAGCTTGCCGATGCGCGTGCTGATCTCCGCCACGGTCTCCCGGACATACCCGAAGTCGTTGGAAAGATTGTCGACTTTGCCGCTCACGCCCGATAACGGGCCGTTCATTTGCTTCTCCAGTCGATCCCTCAGACCACTGTCGAGCACCGTGAGCGCACGATTCGTGCCGGCGAGTTGGTCCTGAATCGCTTTCAGAGTTGCCTCAATGTTGGAGAGCCGGTCGTCTTGTGCCTTGGCGTGAGTGCGCACTTCTTCCTGAAGCAGCGCCAGATCCCGCCCGAGTTCCACGATCTCCTTCTTCTGGCCAAACGAAGCCACGGGCAGGGCGAGCACGAGCAAGGTAACAATAGCGGTAAAT is a window from the uncultured Paludibaculum sp. genome containing:
- the aroE gene encoding shikimate dehydrogenase, with protein sequence MPSPSTLPRICIALGLADPEKLLEHARKEADAGERFLEFRLDYLARPQDGMAVIRKFLQLYPDAFLLATCRRHQNHGRFNGSIEEEFQILAAAVDAGARAVDVEIESAETPMAHMSLLEGRAQVIVSYHNFEGTPAMDPIMRRMLKVPAAAYKIVTTARKPSDNLRVLALAKAYPKIPVILLAMSETGFPTRVLSPVMGGVYTYAAPSAVEGTAAGQVSAKTLRNLYRVDKALKAPKLFGVIADPVRHSISPAVHNRALQARRVAGLYLPFLVSPLQLKDFFVLAEKLPLTGFSVTIPHKQRVIRYLDAVDPLSKRIGAINTVYKKAGKWRGTNTDAEGIRVPLEKRIRVAKSSVLVVGNGGTARSAAFTLSDAGAKLAITGRNPDRVRALAKICDAEPLLPEQAKQRHFDALIHATPLGMWPHTDACFFEDTIPANLVFDLVYTPHETELLRRAAAQGRAVIHGLEMFLEQAARQFTLFTGESAPKAVMERAAIEALAEQQALTNHQNHKVAH
- a CDS encoding amidase, which translates into the protein MAELPTDVFLSTAVELNRRLIQKEFSAVQLAKAFAERMETLGPRFGALSLQDAAHHKARDVDRELKRDRTRGPLQGVPYAVDDLLSVSGRPSTWGTKLFAGQVFDYNAAVVDRLGKSGAVLAAKLSARELGGAGRLAPPATSPAASAVAAGLVPYALSVECAGSMMIPAAAHHVTLLKPTYGLVSRFGAMPLAWTLDRIAITARSAEDCGHVLHAVAGGDERDAGSSGKSFHFALQYEKPVAAMRIGFAPSDFVAPPVAALRAVLDLLKQAGATLVEAHLPEFPYQSAARTILAAESACTFADLVSSGAVEQMADRQQKDGLRAGLEIPAVQYLTAMRVRRLVQHAMGGLLAPLDLLIVPTDPAAPAGKPDEGRSSTARPHWGFSDHLPAVDLAGLPALVIPGPGADGTAGSICLIAKAQCENALLQVGEYLQTRSDWHKQTPAA
- a CDS encoding tetratricopeptide repeat protein, with amino-acid sequence MRFTAIVTLLVLALPVASFGQKKEIVELGRDLALLQEEVRTHAKAQDDRLSNIEATLKAIQDQLAGTNRALTVLDSGLRDRLEKQMNGPLSGVSGKVDNLSNDFGYVRETVAEISTRIGKLDQRMVDLENTIKTMQAPPPPPSSSGSPAPSASGPPPGVSSQSLYQDAFRDKSGGNYDLALKEFTDYLAWFGDTEFASSAQFHLGEILYNQKKYDDALPAFDKVLEAYPKNAKTNDAHLMKGRTLVKLGRRSDAEKEFRAIMSASPNSDAATRARAELKDLGLSTTPRSSSRKR
- a CDS encoding bifunctional diguanylate cyclase/phosphodiesterase, which produces MPANGVKMQKQKPLPADTDTLTGLVRGGMLQLVLDQTIQAQPDRDLSVCVLGIDRFRHINALLGYDAGDRILKAVAVRLAEWLPADGTLARLGGDEFAIVLPSLNQQSSLLSSAAILNILEPPIALDEREIFASASLGLSRYPEDGNSAASLLRRASLAMAQAKARGGAVMERASSPHGLRPEERYQMEGALRRALENNELSLRYQPQVDRDGKLRGLEALLVWNHPELGRVQTETFIRLAEEIGVIAPIGAWVLESSCRQMVAWHQAGLAVPRVAVNVSPLQFACPQFVDMVRRVLRETGLHGDALELEITEGTILRDIDESAVRMRELRTIGVRIAIDDFGVGYSPLTYLHRLPLDVVKVDRAFVSEITKPSGSLPVVHTITVMAHHRGLEVVAEGVETEDELELVRAARCDMVQGYLIGNPVPSADIEELVLQPERLTTHFHAPNPGGY